Proteins encoded in a region of the Streptomyces sp. NBC_00310 genome:
- a CDS encoding integrase, with translation MSTWQVVRVPDPGRWGKLPAEGVLGVRDLPEAVTRIGLEPGDPVFVRPDGMVDADLLNFVLSDAFRSMERESKRNYSTDMRLLLEFLSSRQVEWRGATQQDLNDFRHWRCEAPENTDSISGTKWDREAAAFTKLFRWGDVRPLPVDVSRREDRAADSVSSRVSWLTPRTWGLWSDVGLRGHTRAGLPAPGWDSRTEMRNTSFVQLLLSSALRRQEGGSLLTFELPTQRLRRGRYCHGRIAGAVTRSKSSRVFYATVDAVGQVEVYIQSERAWAIQRAQAAGRYERLPVMRLITRVTNGRNPTVEWVDRDGVAGARELSRLGWMDRQSLFLEGAEGPEPAYLWLTEQGLPMAPERWNGVFRTANLRCEETLLTEEERKITRDFRLAEVLGKSPYATPHSARHSAALYLLIVLNQLMESRYGLTKAERRDFALLFGDPWWLVKTILGHTDVETTKRHYLAPVAHLQLESILAMADEDESEQAEDLDGVFARLARETAGIQDIDALLKVAS, from the coding sequence TTGAGTACGTGGCAAGTGGTGCGGGTGCCGGATCCGGGCCGGTGGGGGAAGCTCCCCGCTGAGGGGGTGCTGGGGGTACGGGATCTGCCCGAGGCGGTTACCCGGATCGGTCTCGAACCGGGTGATCCGGTGTTCGTTCGGCCGGATGGAATGGTTGACGCGGACCTTCTGAATTTCGTCCTTTCGGACGCGTTCAGGTCTATGGAACGTGAGTCGAAGCGGAACTACTCGACGGATATGCGTCTGCTGCTCGAATTTCTGTCCTCGCGGCAGGTCGAGTGGCGGGGAGCGACGCAACAGGACCTGAACGACTTCCGGCACTGGCGATGTGAAGCACCGGAGAACACGGACAGCATCAGCGGGACCAAATGGGACCGGGAGGCGGCGGCGTTCACGAAGTTGTTCCGGTGGGGCGATGTACGCCCGCTGCCGGTGGACGTCTCGCGGCGGGAGGACCGGGCGGCGGACTCGGTCAGTTCGCGGGTGTCGTGGCTGACGCCGCGAACCTGGGGCCTGTGGTCCGACGTCGGTCTGCGCGGCCACACCCGTGCTGGTTTGCCGGCGCCGGGGTGGGATTCCCGGACGGAGATGCGGAATACAAGCTTCGTTCAGCTGCTGCTGTCCTCGGCCCTGAGGCGGCAGGAGGGCGGGTCGTTGCTGACGTTCGAGCTGCCGACGCAACGTCTTCGGCGCGGGCGATATTGCCACGGCCGAATAGCCGGTGCCGTGACGCGATCGAAGAGCAGCCGCGTGTTCTACGCCACGGTGGACGCGGTCGGGCAGGTCGAGGTCTACATCCAGTCCGAACGGGCTTGGGCAATCCAGCGAGCACAGGCAGCGGGCCGCTACGAGCGGCTGCCGGTGATGCGGCTTATCACTCGGGTGACGAATGGGCGGAACCCGACGGTGGAGTGGGTGGACCGCGACGGTGTCGCCGGTGCTCGGGAGCTGAGCCGTCTGGGCTGGATGGACCGGCAGTCACTGTTTCTGGAGGGGGCAGAGGGGCCGGAGCCTGCATATCTGTGGCTGACGGAGCAGGGTCTGCCGATGGCCCCCGAGCGGTGGAACGGGGTGTTCAGGACTGCGAACCTGCGCTGCGAGGAAACGTTGCTTACCGAGGAGGAGCGGAAGATCACCCGGGACTTCCGGCTTGCGGAGGTGCTGGGGAAGTCTCCGTACGCGACGCCGCATTCTGCTCGGCACTCGGCGGCGCTCTATTTGCTGATCGTGCTGAATCAGCTGATGGAGTCCCGTTACGGGCTGACGAAGGCGGAGAGGCGGGACTTCGCCCTGTTGTTCGGTGACCCGTGGTGGCTGGTGAAGACGATCCTCGGGCACACGGATGTGGAGACGACGAAACGGCACTACCTCGCGCCGGTCGCCCACTTGCAGCTGGAGTCGATCCTGGCGATGGCTGACGAGGACGAGAGTGAGCAGGCGGAGGACCTGGACGGTGTCTTTGCTCGCCTGGCCCGGGAGACCGCCGGCATCCAGGACATTGATGCCCTCCTCAAGGTGGCCTCGTGA
- a CDS encoding aminotransferase class V-fold PLP-dependent enzyme, giving the protein MDIDALRRDTPGTANRVHLNNAGAALLSRRTLDTMTAHLELEAAIGGYEAANQERQRIDATYDNLARLVGGRPDEIALFDNSTHAWNAAFYALTFKPGDRILTGRAEYGSNVLAYLQVARRTGAEIVVVPDDASGQLDTAALATLIDERTRLVGISHIPTSGGLINPAAEIGRITRAAGVPFLLDATQSVGQFPVDVEAIGCDMLTATGRKFLRGPRGTGFLWVRSEALEHLDPHVIEIHSAAWDGGRGFTWQPGARRFETWETAYAGVLGLDAAVRQALDLGLDRIGERAVALGAYLRDRLDSLPGVTTHDLGEHRCAIVTAKVDGLPAPEVAAALARQRINVTTTDPEHTQFDTEHRGVHPLVRLSPHYYNTEAELDRTVEAMADIARTAG; this is encoded by the coding sequence ATGGACATCGACGCACTGCGCCGGGACACACCGGGCACCGCGAACCGCGTGCACCTCAACAACGCCGGAGCGGCCCTCCTCTCCCGGCGGACCCTGGACACCATGACCGCCCACCTGGAACTCGAAGCGGCCATCGGCGGCTACGAGGCCGCGAATCAGGAACGGCAGCGGATCGACGCCACCTACGACAACCTCGCCCGGCTGGTGGGCGGACGGCCCGACGAGATCGCGCTGTTCGACAACTCCACCCACGCCTGGAACGCCGCGTTCTACGCACTGACCTTCAAGCCGGGCGACCGCATCCTCACCGGCCGCGCCGAGTACGGCAGCAATGTGCTCGCCTACCTCCAGGTCGCCCGGCGCACCGGCGCCGAGATCGTGGTCGTCCCCGACGACGCGTCCGGACAGCTCGACACCGCCGCCCTCGCCACCCTGATCGACGAGCGCACCCGACTGGTCGGAATCAGCCACATCCCCACCAGCGGTGGCCTGATCAACCCGGCGGCCGAGATCGGCCGGATCACCCGCGCCGCCGGCGTCCCGTTCCTCCTCGACGCCACCCAGTCCGTGGGCCAGTTCCCGGTGGACGTCGAGGCCATCGGCTGCGACATGCTCACCGCCACCGGCCGCAAGTTCCTGCGCGGCCCGCGCGGCACGGGCTTCCTCTGGGTGCGCTCCGAGGCGCTGGAGCACCTCGACCCGCACGTCATCGAGATCCATTCCGCCGCCTGGGACGGCGGACGCGGCTTCACCTGGCAGCCCGGCGCCCGCCGCTTCGAGACCTGGGAGACCGCCTACGCGGGTGTCCTGGGCCTCGACGCGGCCGTGCGCCAGGCCCTCGACCTCGGCCTGGACCGCATCGGTGAACGCGCCGTCGCCCTGGGCGCGTACCTTCGCGACCGCCTCGACTCTCTCCCCGGCGTCACCACCCACGACCTCGGCGAACACCGCTGCGCCATCGTGACCGCCAAGGTCGACGGCCTGCCCGCCCCCGAGGTCGCCGCCGCCCTCGCCCGGCAGCGGATCAACGTGACCACCACCGACCCCGAACACACCCAGTTCGACACCGAACACCGAGGCGTCCACCCCCTGGTCCGGCTCTCCCCGCACTACTACAACACCGAGGCCGAACTCGACCGCACGGTCGAGGCCATGGCCGACATCGCCCGCACCGCCGGCTGA
- a CDS encoding expansin EXLX1 family cellulose-binding protein, giving the protein MRSRLALLAAVTAFLTTATAPAYASVQPGVTYSGEGTFYGATGVGNCLYDATGDIAIAALNHTDYDNARMCGAFIRVKGPRGELTVKIVDRCPECAPGDVDLGQQAFARIADPVAGRVPITWTLVSPDIGGTVAYRYKEGSTQWWCGIQVRNHRNPVATLEVRTGTTWRQLPRQEYNYFVSADGTGCGSDIRVTDIHGQALTDTGITITPNVDQPGRAQFTQR; this is encoded by the coding sequence ATGCGCAGCCGACTCGCCCTCCTCGCCGCCGTCACGGCCTTCCTGACCACGGCCACGGCGCCGGCGTACGCCAGTGTCCAGCCCGGCGTCACCTACTCCGGCGAAGGCACCTTCTACGGCGCGACCGGCGTCGGGAACTGCCTCTACGACGCCACCGGCGACATCGCCATCGCGGCCCTCAACCACACCGACTACGACAACGCCCGCATGTGCGGCGCCTTCATCCGCGTCAAGGGACCCCGCGGTGAGCTCACCGTCAAGATCGTCGACCGCTGCCCGGAGTGCGCCCCCGGCGACGTCGACCTCGGCCAGCAGGCCTTCGCCCGTATCGCCGACCCCGTGGCCGGCCGGGTGCCGATCACCTGGACCCTGGTGAGCCCGGACATCGGCGGCACGGTCGCCTACCGCTACAAGGAAGGGTCCACGCAGTGGTGGTGCGGCATCCAGGTCCGCAACCACCGCAACCCCGTCGCCACACTGGAGGTCCGCACCGGAACGACCTGGCGCCAACTGCCGCGCCAGGAATACAACTACTTCGTCTCGGCGGACGGCACCGGCTGCGGCTCCGACATCCGCGTCACCGACATCCACGGCCAGGCCCTCACCGACACCGGCATCACCATCACCCCGAACGTCGACCAGCCCGGCCGCGCCCAGTTCACCCAACGCTGA
- a CDS encoding acyl-CoA carboxylase subunit beta: MDERVHEQVHERVGEPAVDRTADRIAELEGRRARAVAPGGARRRGEYGARERIDLLLDAGSFTETGQFVRARPTGDGARRPYGDGVVTGHGTIDGRAVCVFAQDATVFGGSMGEAFGEKTIALMDLALKTGCPVIGLNDGGGARIQEGVTSLALYAELVRRNVQASGVIPQISVVLGPCAGGAAYSPAITDFTVMVDGASHMFVTGPDVIETVTGERTSAEELGGARTSNTVNGNAHFLAADEVNALDTVRDLLSYLPANNLERPPQYAPGAAPAGPGLDAVVPDRLGQAYDMRDILRAVVDDGELLEVQELFAPNIICAFALVEGASVGVVANQPLHAAGVLDIDASEKAARFVRFCDAFGIPLLTFADVPGYLSGVRQEQAGIIRRGAKLLYAYAEATVPKVTVVVRKAYGGGYAVMGSKHLGADVNLAWPTARIAVMGAEGAVGVLNRRELAAAADPEALRARLVTAYESTYGTPYLAAERGYVDAVIAPRDTRAHICRALRALRGKRAPMPERRHGNIPL, from the coding sequence ATGGATGAGCGCGTTCACGAACAGGTCCACGAGCGCGTCGGTGAACCCGCCGTCGACCGGACCGCCGACCGCATCGCCGAGTTGGAGGGCCGCCGGGCGCGGGCGGTCGCGCCCGGCGGGGCCAGGAGACGTGGGGAGTACGGCGCCCGGGAGCGGATCGATCTGCTGCTGGACGCGGGCTCGTTCACGGAGACGGGCCAGTTCGTACGGGCCCGCCCCACCGGGGACGGCGCCCGGCGACCGTACGGCGACGGGGTGGTCACCGGGCACGGCACGATCGACGGCCGCGCCGTCTGTGTCTTCGCCCAGGACGCCACGGTCTTCGGTGGCAGCATGGGCGAGGCCTTCGGCGAGAAGACGATCGCGCTGATGGACCTCGCCCTGAAGACGGGCTGTCCGGTCATCGGCCTCAACGACGGCGGCGGCGCCCGCATCCAGGAGGGCGTCACCTCGCTCGCCCTCTACGCCGAGCTGGTGCGCCGCAACGTGCAGGCGTCCGGGGTGATCCCGCAGATCTCGGTCGTCCTGGGCCCGTGCGCGGGCGGGGCCGCGTACTCGCCGGCCATCACCGACTTCACCGTGATGGTGGACGGCGCCTCGCACATGTTCGTCACCGGGCCCGACGTGATCGAGACGGTCACCGGCGAACGCACCAGCGCCGAGGAGCTGGGCGGCGCCCGCACCAGCAACACCGTCAACGGCAACGCCCACTTCCTCGCCGCCGACGAGGTGAACGCCCTCGACACCGTGCGCGACCTGCTGTCGTACCTGCCCGCCAACAACCTGGAGCGGCCCCCGCAGTACGCGCCGGGGGCCGCGCCCGCCGGGCCGGGTCTCGACGCGGTGGTGCCGGACCGGCTCGGGCAGGCCTACGACATGCGGGACATCCTGCGCGCGGTCGTCGACGACGGTGAACTCCTGGAGGTGCAGGAGCTGTTCGCGCCGAACATCATCTGCGCGTTCGCGCTCGTCGAGGGCGCCTCCGTCGGCGTCGTCGCCAACCAGCCGCTGCACGCCGCCGGGGTCCTCGACATCGACGCCTCCGAGAAGGCCGCGCGGTTCGTACGGTTCTGCGACGCGTTCGGCATCCCGCTGCTGACCTTCGCCGACGTCCCCGGTTATCTCTCCGGTGTCCGCCAGGAGCAGGCCGGCATCATCCGGCGGGGCGCGAAACTCCTGTACGCCTACGCCGAGGCCACCGTCCCGAAGGTCACGGTGGTGGTGCGCAAGGCGTACGGCGGCGGATACGCGGTGATGGGGTCCAAGCACCTCGGCGCCGACGTCAACCTGGCCTGGCCCACCGCCCGGATCGCCGTCATGGGTGCCGAGGGCGCGGTAGGGGTCCTGAATCGCCGCGAACTCGCCGCCGCGGCCGACCCCGAGGCCCTGCGCGCCCGCCTCGTCACCGCGTACGAGAGCACGTACGGCACCCCGTACCTCGCCGCCGAACGCGGCTACGTCGACGCCGTCATCGCTCCGCGCGACACCCGCGCCCACATCTGCCGCGCCCTGCGCGCCCTGCGCGGCAAGCGCGCCCCCATGCCGGAACGCCGCCACGGCAACATCCCGCTCTGA
- a CDS encoding fatty acyl-AMP ligase: MDSRRPPLAPAFRSLPEYVRHWAETTPDRRAFTFVDHPAPQSRGVHRTLTWRRLDLRMRAVAARLAAEAEPGARVAVLCPQGTEYVTAFLGALAAGLVAVPLYPPGLPGQGDRLSAVLTDACPAVVVTTRRALAEVTRLCEGRAVKVIAVDEVPDAAADDRPPSAPDDTAVAYLQYTSGSTRTPAGVEITHANVVANARQALAAYGADAHAVTCVGWLPLYHDMGLVLSVAAPVVRGLLSVLMDPVAFLHEPVRWLRLLAAHPRALSAAPNFAYDYCASTVTDAQKAGLRLDGVFALINGSEPVRPGTADRFHAAFAAQGLVPETHCPSYGLAEATVFVSAARPGVPPRGFALDRDALATGKALPARPDDPRAVLLAGCGAPAGQRVRIADPVSRVALAEGEVGEIWVQGPNVGRGYRNQDRQTRRVFGAVLADVTAGPGAWLRTGDLGTVLDGQLLVTGRLKDLIVVDGRNHYPQDVEATAQDAHPAVRRDRLAAFGVPGGSGERVVVVAEHARAVPLADIDVPALVTTVRAAVSARHGLRLSDVVVVPPGTVPRTSSGKVSRALTRERYLAGAYAVGVVG; the protein is encoded by the coding sequence ATGGACAGCCGCCGCCCCCCGCTCGCGCCCGCGTTCCGCAGTCTGCCGGAGTATGTCCGGCACTGGGCCGAGACCACCCCCGACCGCCGGGCGTTCACCTTCGTCGACCATCCCGCGCCGCAGTCGCGGGGCGTCCACCGCACGCTGACCTGGCGCAGGCTGGACCTGCGGATGCGGGCCGTGGCCGCCCGGCTCGCGGCGGAGGCCGAGCCCGGGGCACGGGTCGCTGTGCTGTGCCCGCAGGGCACGGAGTACGTCACCGCGTTCCTCGGGGCGCTCGCCGCCGGTCTGGTCGCCGTACCGCTGTATCCGCCCGGTCTGCCCGGGCAGGGCGACCGCCTGTCGGCGGTCCTGACCGACGCGTGCCCGGCGGTCGTCGTCACGACGCGCCGCGCCCTCGCCGAGGTGACACGGCTGTGCGAGGGCCGGGCGGTGAAGGTGATCGCCGTCGACGAGGTGCCGGACGCCGCCGCCGACGACCGGCCGCCGTCCGCCCCCGACGACACCGCCGTCGCCTATCTCCAGTACACCTCCGGCTCGACCCGCACCCCGGCGGGCGTGGAGATCACCCACGCCAACGTCGTCGCCAACGCCCGCCAGGCGCTGGCCGCCTACGGCGCCGACGCGCATGCGGTGACATGTGTGGGCTGGCTGCCGCTCTACCACGACATGGGGCTGGTGCTGAGTGTCGCGGCGCCGGTGGTGCGGGGGCTGTTGTCGGTGCTCATGGATCCGGTGGCGTTCCTGCACGAGCCCGTGCGCTGGCTGCGGCTGCTGGCCGCGCACCCCCGCGCGCTGAGCGCGGCGCCCAACTTCGCCTACGACTACTGCGCGTCGACGGTCACCGACGCGCAGAAGGCCGGGCTGCGGCTGGACGGTGTCTTCGCCCTGATCAACGGGAGCGAGCCGGTCCGACCCGGCACGGCCGACCGTTTCCACGCCGCGTTCGCCGCGCAGGGTCTCGTCCCGGAGACGCACTGCCCGTCGTACGGGCTGGCCGAGGCGACCGTCTTCGTCAGTGCCGCCCGCCCCGGGGTGCCGCCCCGCGGTTTCGCTCTCGACCGCGACGCCCTGGCCACCGGGAAGGCCCTGCCCGCGCGGCCCGACGATCCGAGGGCCGTGCTGCTGGCCGGCTGCGGCGCCCCGGCCGGCCAGCGGGTGCGGATCGCCGACCCGGTGTCCCGGGTCGCGCTGGCCGAGGGGGAGGTCGGCGAGATCTGGGTGCAGGGTCCCAACGTGGGGCGGGGCTACCGGAACCAGGACCGGCAGACCCGGCGCGTCTTCGGCGCCGTCCTCGCCGATGTCACGGCGGGGCCGGGCGCGTGGCTGCGGACGGGCGACCTGGGGACGGTCCTGGACGGGCAGTTGCTCGTCACCGGGCGGCTGAAGGACCTCATCGTCGTCGACGGACGCAACCACTACCCGCAGGACGTGGAGGCCACGGCCCAGGACGCGCACCCGGCCGTGCGGCGCGACCGGCTCGCCGCGTTCGGTGTGCCGGGCGGCTCCGGGGAGCGGGTGGTCGTCGTCGCGGAGCACGCGCGGGCCGTGCCGCTCGCCGACATCGACGTACCGGCGCTCGTCACGACCGTGCGCGCGGCCGTCTCCGCGCGGCACGGGCTGCGGCTCTCCGACGTCGTCGTCGTCCCGCCGGGCACCGTGCCCCGTACGTCCAGCGGGAAGGTCTCGCGGGCGCTGACCCGTGAACGTTATCTGGCGGGTGCCTATGCGGTGGGGGTCGTGGGATGA